The Providencia sp. PROV188 genome includes a region encoding these proteins:
- the clcA gene encoding H(+)/Cl(-) exchange transporter ClcA produces the protein MMQANSTPKSDNKTHFSFLRHVKESDKTPLKVLVLAAIIGAVVGLIGSLFMLGTEWVSNIRIASVNQYVTNKWLVIPAMFVASALLAMLGYYLVKRFSPEAGGSGIPEIEGALQDLRPVRWWRVIPVKFIGGLGTLGSGMVLGREGPTVQLGANISQMFYDLFRLKDNESRHTLLAAGAAAGLSTAFNAPLAGILFIIEEMRPQFKYSLISIKAVFIGAVSATIVFRLINGEAAVLNIGQFSSAPMETLWLYLILGMLFGIVGIGFNRFLLYLQSLFLAFYQNKVSRFVLMGGLIGGSCGAIGVFAPEVVGGGYSVIHQMVANSFTITMLMVFFALRFLTSTISFSSGAPGGIFSPLLALGTLFGGIYGYAALELFPNYSIEVGTFAIAGMGALFAATVRAPLTGIVLVLEMTNNYQLILPMIITCIGATMVAQFLGGRPLYSVLLEKTLERSEKQAAASKP, from the coding sequence ATGATGCAGGCTAATTCGACTCCAAAATCAGACAACAAAACCCATTTTAGTTTTTTACGTCACGTGAAAGAATCCGATAAAACACCACTCAAAGTGCTTGTTTTAGCGGCTATTATTGGTGCCGTCGTTGGGCTGATAGGCTCCCTGTTTATGCTAGGGACTGAGTGGGTCAGCAATATTCGTATCGCATCTGTTAACCAATATGTCACCAACAAATGGTTGGTGATTCCTGCCATGTTTGTGGCTTCCGCCCTATTAGCCATGCTTGGCTACTATTTGGTTAAACGCTTTTCACCTGAAGCGGGAGGCTCTGGGATCCCAGAAATCGAAGGGGCACTGCAAGATTTGCGCCCTGTCCGTTGGTGGCGAGTGATCCCAGTGAAATTTATCGGTGGGTTAGGTACGTTAGGCTCCGGCATGGTGCTCGGTCGTGAAGGTCCCACCGTGCAACTGGGGGCGAACATTAGCCAAATGTTTTATGACCTATTTCGCCTCAAAGATAATGAATCTCGCCATACATTATTGGCTGCGGGTGCCGCTGCAGGCCTTTCTACCGCCTTTAATGCCCCATTAGCGGGGATACTGTTTATCATCGAAGAGATGCGCCCACAATTTAAATACAGCCTTATTTCCATCAAAGCCGTGTTTATTGGTGCCGTCAGTGCCACCATTGTCTTTCGCCTAATTAATGGCGAAGCCGCGGTATTAAACATTGGGCAATTCTCCTCTGCCCCCATGGAAACCCTGTGGTTATATCTGATTTTAGGCATGTTATTTGGAATTGTGGGCATTGGCTTTAACCGCTTCTTGCTCTATCTGCAAAGCCTATTTTTAGCTTTCTACCAAAATAAAGTATCACGGTTTGTTTTGATGGGTGGTTTGATTGGGGGTAGCTGTGGCGCTATCGGTGTATTTGCGCCAGAAGTTGTGGGTGGCGGCTATAGCGTGATCCATCAAATGGTCGCCAATAGCTTTACTATCACCATGCTGATGGTCTTTTTTGCCCTGCGCTTTTTAACCTCAACCATCAGCTTTAGTTCTGGTGCGCCAGGTGGGATTTTCTCGCCGTTATTAGCCCTTGGCACGCTATTTGGAGGCATTTATGGTTATGCGGCACTGGAGCTGTTCCCAAATTATTCGATTGAAGTCGGTACCTTTGCAATAGCCGGCATGGGAGCGTTGTTTGCCGCGACAGTGCGTGCGCCATTAACGGGCATTGTCTTAGTGTTGGAAATGACCAATAACTATCAATTGATTTTACCGATGATTATTACCTGTATTGGCGCAACAATGGTGGCACAATTCTTAGGGGGTCGACCACTTTATTCTGTGCTGCTCGAAAAAACCTTAGAGCGCAGCGAAAAACAAGCAGCAGCGTCCAAGCCCTAA
- the tehB gene encoding SAM-dependent methyltransferase TehB, whose protein sequence is MQLKGDPMTELVCYKTMPVWDKASVPLMFQDRHNTKEDTFAQLKVLQGSLDFIIFDEDGSEQKFTFDTQNQPPVIEPQVWHRIADCSDDMRCQLSFLCRPEIEFYKRYDLSVPHSEVRYLCENNLAKPCKVLDLGSGRGRNSFYLAQQGYDVTAVDINQNHIQAIETVKQQSGIENIHTALYDINSHQIQGDYDLIISTVVLMFLQRDKIADIIADMQSHTVEGGINIVVCAVETPDAPLDMVPFKCFLKPGELQQYYQDWEILKYNENPGHLHRTDAQGNRIKLNFATLIAKKK, encoded by the coding sequence ATGCAACTTAAAGGTGACCCCATGACTGAATTAGTGTGCTACAAAACCATGCCTGTTTGGGATAAGGCTTCGGTTCCATTAATGTTCCAAGACCGCCATAACACCAAAGAAGATACATTCGCCCAATTGAAAGTGTTACAAGGCTCCCTCGATTTTATTATTTTTGATGAAGACGGTAGCGAGCAAAAATTTACGTTTGATACGCAAAACCAACCACCCGTGATTGAGCCTCAAGTCTGGCATCGTATTGCTGATTGCAGCGATGATATGCGTTGCCAACTCTCTTTTTTATGCCGCCCTGAAATTGAGTTTTATAAGCGGTATGATCTCAGCGTGCCTCACTCTGAAGTGCGCTATCTTTGCGAGAATAACTTAGCAAAACCTTGCAAAGTATTGGATTTAGGTTCAGGTCGTGGGCGTAATAGCTTCTACCTTGCCCAGCAAGGGTATGATGTGACGGCAGTGGATATTAACCAAAACCATATTCAAGCCATCGAAACTGTTAAGCAGCAATCGGGCATAGAGAACATCCATACCGCGCTGTATGACATTAATAGTCACCAAATCCAAGGTGACTATGATTTGATTATTTCTACCGTCGTGTTGATGTTCTTACAACGGGATAAAATTGCTGACATTATCGCGGATATGCAATCACACACTGTAGAGGGTGGAATTAATATTGTGGTATGCGCGGTAGAAACGCCAGATGCGCCACTGGATATGGTGCCATTTAAGTGCTTCTTAAAACCGGGTGAATTACAGCAATATTATCAAGACTGGGAAATCCTCAAATACAATGAAAACCCAGGACACTTGCACAGAACGGATGCGCAAGGTAACCGAATTAAACTGAACTTTGCAACGCTGATAGCTAAGAAAAAATAA
- a CDS encoding linear amide C-N hydrolase has product MRFVKKSIVTLLTIAAIYVPAMVSQACTRVVYLGEDQQIMTGRTMDWKYDVGTNLWIFPRGMERSGAAGPQSLKWKSKYGSVIASGYDISTTDGVNEKGLVANLLWLAESKYPELDNKKPALSISLWAQYMLDNYATVEEAVAALEKTPLIVATDKVPGQNRLATLHLSLSDASGDSAIIEFIDGKQVIHHSRKYQVMTNSPAYEKQLAMQEYWQGIGGTVMLPGTNRSADRFARAQFYINAIPQKTTPNKAVASVFGVIRNVSVPYGLTSETSPEISSTRWRTLVDSKRQLYFFESALTPNIFWTDLKKIDFSNETGKVKKLDLGEEQSHIYSGDATAQYVDTKPFEFLGLSAEQLGY; this is encoded by the coding sequence ATGCGATTTGTGAAGAAAAGCATTGTAACGCTCTTAACCATCGCTGCAATTTATGTTCCTGCCATGGTTTCTCAGGCTTGTACCCGCGTTGTTTATCTCGGGGAAGACCAACAAATTATGACCGGTAGAACCATGGATTGGAAATATGATGTGGGTACCAATTTATGGATTTTTCCACGAGGAATGGAGCGAAGTGGGGCAGCAGGACCACAATCACTCAAATGGAAATCCAAATACGGTAGCGTGATAGCGTCAGGTTACGATATTTCTACGACGGATGGTGTTAATGAAAAAGGGTTAGTAGCAAACTTACTCTGGCTGGCCGAATCGAAATACCCTGAGTTAGATAATAAAAAGCCCGCATTGTCTATTTCACTATGGGCGCAATATATGTTGGATAACTATGCCACGGTTGAAGAAGCGGTTGCCGCATTAGAAAAAACGCCTCTGATAGTCGCGACTGATAAGGTTCCGGGACAAAATCGCTTAGCGACTTTGCACTTGTCGCTTTCCGATGCGAGTGGTGATAGCGCGATTATCGAATTTATCGATGGCAAACAAGTCATTCACCATAGCCGTAAATACCAAGTCATGACTAACTCTCCGGCTTATGAAAAGCAGTTAGCAATGCAAGAGTATTGGCAAGGTATTGGTGGCACGGTAATGCTACCAGGGACCAACCGCTCAGCGGATCGTTTCGCTCGAGCGCAGTTCTACATTAATGCTATTCCACAAAAAACAACGCCAAATAAAGCGGTTGCCAGTGTGTTTGGGGTTATTCGTAATGTGTCTGTTCCATACGGTTTAACGTCTGAAACGTCCCCTGAGATTTCATCTACCCGTTGGCGCACACTGGTTGATAGTAAGCGTCAACTCTATTTCTTTGAGTCTGCTTTAACGCCAAATATTTTTTGGACGGATCTAAAGAAAATTGATTTTTCCAATGAGACCGGAAAAGTGAAAAAATTAGATCTCGGTGAAGAGCAAAGCCATATTTATTCGGGTGATGCGACCGCGCAATATGTTGATACCAAACCGTTTGAATTTTTGGGACTGAGTGCAGAGCAGCTGGGCTACTAA
- a CDS encoding topoisomerase IV, with amino-acid sequence MNTNSSRKIAVVVSIIFIIFALGFYWLSKDNNVLSTESNSEIHSEAIAQVEKELPILVTIKKLSPVTYQSFEPLMSQYDPANEDLRRQLLDQVVSQSMNLVVERMPYASDETVINFVAKVNDNIKSLLEQDPSGKMCYDALFPQLRDPEDVIPPQKSQDVLLKQVSAINALLISSETSEKRTTLSEEEYQALMDSLRIGLTEKYGNDVTMLIDVKAGKKSPATVCQISISLYDSALNIPDNQKKAALLRSWFSAKKKQ; translated from the coding sequence TTGAATACAAACAGTTCACGCAAAATCGCAGTAGTCGTTAGCATCATTTTTATTATCTTTGCGCTGGGTTTTTACTGGTTAAGTAAAGACAACAACGTACTATCGACGGAAAGTAATAGCGAAATTCATTCAGAGGCCATTGCTCAAGTTGAAAAAGAACTGCCGATTTTAGTCACTATCAAAAAATTAAGCCCTGTCACTTACCAGAGCTTTGAGCCTTTAATGTCTCAATATGATCCTGCTAACGAAGACTTACGTCGTCAATTATTGGATCAGGTTGTTAGCCAATCAATGAATCTGGTCGTTGAGCGCATGCCTTATGCCTCCGATGAAACAGTAATTAATTTTGTCGCTAAAGTGAACGACAATATCAAATCATTGTTAGAGCAAGACCCATCCGGGAAAATGTGTTATGACGCGTTATTCCCACAGTTAAGGGATCCTGAGGATGTCATTCCGCCACAAAAAAGCCAAGATGTCTTATTAAAACAAGTGAGTGCAATCAATGCCTTGTTGATTTCTAGCGAAACAAGCGAGAAGCGTACAACGTTATCTGAAGAAGAGTATCAGGCATTGATGGACTCCCTGAGAATCGGATTAACGGAAAAATATGGAAATGACGTTACCATGCTGATTGATGTAAAGGCTGGGAAAAAATCACCTGCAACAGTTTGCCAAATTTCAATTAGCTTGTATGACTCCGCGCTAAATATTCCTGACAATCAGAAAAAAGCAGCATTATTGCGCTCATGGTTTTCTGCAAAGAAAAAACAATAG